The DNA window AAAAATCATGATTGGACTTTCGATACTATTAATAAATTTAAAGTCTATTGTATCTCCAAACACTATAACATCCAAACCCGGGTCAATGTAATCTACTGAAGATTCGTGAGAAACCCTGGTTATGCTGGTTCTGTCGATATCGGTCAATAACAGGGCCGCAAATAGTGTTGAGGCTACCTGATTATATCCCTCATTATTTTCCTCCATAATACCGTTTTCCTTACTAAGATAGTTATTAAAAGAAAACTCAACCGGCCTGCCGCTGCTCACTGTGCCATTGAGCCATACCTTGTTTATGGCCTTAGATGCAATCTTTATATACTTTTCATTTTCACTGCCTTTTATTTCTGTTGAATAGGTTGCTATGACATCCTCAATATCCTTTAACTTATCCTGGGAAAATTCAGGATTAATTACGTTAATTTCATAATTGTTTTTATAATCAAATACTATTGGCTGATTTGTCTTTTCCGATATTGATCTTCTTATTTTTTCAACTGAATTCTCCAGATTTAATATTATACCGTCTTCACTGGTATCTTTCCTTAATTTTCCATCCAAAAGGTATACATTAGCATTTTTGGGTTCTTTTTCTATTAGTGATGCAAGGGGTTTCAGGCTTTCCTTTAGCTTGTTATTATTAAAGTCTATTTTTATGGGAGCTTTAACCACCCTTGATGTAAAATACCCATTCAATATACGTTCAAAAGCACTTGTGCCTTTTTGAGATATTGCATGATTTACAGTTTCTTCTGCATCAATGGATAACTCTATATCAGAGTACTTTATCCTAAAAATTTTGCCGATGCTTCCTATATTATAATTAATATTGATATAATCATTTTTAAATATGCTGCCATAGTATTCTTTTATTTTTTGAACAGCGTCCTGTCTCGACAGCCTGCCAATTTCAATTTCACCGGCAGTGATATTGGGAGGAACCTGATCCTTGGTCAACATGCCTACAGCCAAAAAACCTGCCGTTGAGACTAATGCCGTTATAAAAAATATTATAAAAGTTAGTGCTATGGCAAATTTCCATCTTTTCAACTAAGTCACTCCCAAATATAATCACAATAAAGCTTATCAAGCTTTATTGTTCATAACTAGCTCTATAAGCTTACCATTGGTTTTTGCAATATCTATTATGTCCTCATCAATAATTTCTCCGGAACTTACAATGACCTTGCCTGCACTGTCTGTAATTGTTTTGGTTGCCTTTCTGCCGTTGAGATACTGCTTTTGACGCTGTTCAAACAAGCTTTGTGTGCTTGTTTTTAGCTCTGTAGCCGCCCCTGCATGCCCGTTATTTGGGAAATTATTCTCTTCTCTCTGGTCATGGATCACTTCAACTTCTTCCAGTATAACCTCTTGCTGCTGAACGATATCCATGTCTTCAATTTCCTGTGTTATAACATCTGTATCATCATATATTTCAGAAGATTGATCCTCTGTCAAAATACTTTCCAAATTCTCAGCAGGAGTGTGAATAATGCTGTCTTCTCTTAATACATTTATGGATTCCTGTGCCTCGTTAAAAAAGGTTTCCCCGTCTTTAGCTATCAACTCATCTATGTTTGCAGATAGTTCATCTATAGCTTTATTAATTGTTTTAGCTTCATTTTCTATAGAATCCTTACCGGAGGTAATTGTCAAATTTTTTTTTTCCTGATTAGCCTGACCTTCCCCAGAACTTAGCTGGGACATGTTATCTAAAAGCTTACTTTCAACATCCTCAGTAACAACAATCAGATTTTTTCCAAAGGTTATTACATTAGCCCTTGGTATTATCCTTATCTTTTTATGAGTTATATCAGCAATATACTCAAGTCCTGTAATCCTGCAGTTGTTATCATCATCAAAATAGAAATCACCGATTTCCCCAATTAACCGGCCCTTTTTAGTGAGAACCTTTGACCCTTTGACTTGAATATTTTTCTGCAGCAGGTCAATAGCACCCGGTATTCTACCTATATCATTTATAGCACTATCATTTTCAATAGTGAGGGCATATTCCCCCATACCTAAAACGCTTGAAGTGGAAATTACGCGGGCACTCAATATCTGAATTCCGCTGTCTACAACTATGTAGTCCACTGTACCCTCAATAGCGTTTACAAGTATACTTTTTACCTTGCCTACTTCAACCCCATCAGAAATGCTTATTATGGGCAAACCTAGTACTTCCTGAGTTTTTTTCATTACCTTGGAACCCCCTTCTAAAGCTGCATAATATCAAACTGTATTAATTTTATTATAAATTACAAACAATCTGTGCCTTAACATCTTCATCCATAATATTCCCATAATTGGCAACATAACTCTCCAATATATCTTTTGCCAGGTCAGACTTTCCTAGCTGCTTGTACAATACGCATATATCCAGCACTAACCAAAACACTACCTGATCCTCTATATCATTCTCAAGAGCGTACATATAACTTGCAATTGCCCCTTCTAAATCTCCAGAAGCTTTTAATATAAAGGCCTCCTCAATCAATCGGTCAACAACACTGCCCTCTTTAGAATTAATCTCTGATGTAGTATTGTCAGTATCACTAATAGTATTTACATTTGTCTCATTACTTATGTGAATTAATAGGCTAGAATCTAATAAATTGTTTATATTTTCTTGATTGCTTTGATTTTCTACTTCTGAAATTTCTGTTTCCACATATTCTATGCTTAATTCTTCTTCAATCTCAGGAGTATCATTTTCGAATGCAGCCTCTAAAGGCTCTTCTTCAATTTCTATTTCGCTTACTTCAATATCCGACT is part of the Pseudobacteroides sp. genome and encodes:
- a CDS encoding VanW family protein — protein: MKRWKFAIALTFIIFFITALVSTAGFLAVGMLTKDQVPPNITAGEIEIGRLSRQDAVQKIKEYYGSIFKNDYININYNIGSIGKIFRIKYSDIELSIDAEETVNHAISQKGTSAFERILNGYFTSRVVKAPIKIDFNNNKLKESLKPLASLIEKEPKNANVYLLDGKLRKDTSEDGIILNLENSVEKIRRSISEKTNQPIVFDYKNNYEINVINPEFSQDKLKDIEDVIATYSTEIKGSENEKYIKIASKAINKVWLNGTVSSGRPVEFSFNNYLSKENGIMEENNEGYNQVASTLFAALLLTDIDRTSITRVSHESSVDYIDPGLDVIVFGDTIDFKFINSIESPIMIFSSVKNNKVTVSIAGKKRDKSVVNNLKIDIESKYPQAVINVEDDSLGPGDKKVISNGKEGVLVKVSLETQKEGVVINKKELYTQKYKPSDSIVQIGRAYDNDNNNAK
- a CDS encoding PRC-barrel domain-containing protein — protein: MKKTQEVLGLPIISISDGVEVGKVKSILVNAIEGTVDYIVVDSGIQILSARVISTSSVLGMGEYALTIENDSAINDIGRIPGAIDLLQKNIQVKGSKVLTKKGRLIGEIGDFYFDDDNNCRITGLEYIADITHKKIRIIPRANVITFGKNLIVVTEDVESKLLDNMSQLSSGEGQANQEKKNLTITSGKDSIENEAKTINKAIDELSANIDELIAKDGETFFNEAQESINVLREDSIIHTPAENLESILTEDQSSEIYDDTDVITQEIEDMDIVQQQEVILEEVEVIHDQREENNFPNNGHAGAATELKTSTQSLFEQRQKQYLNGRKATKTITDSAGKVIVSSGEIIDEDIIDIAKTNGKLIELVMNNKA